A part of Streptomyces sp. NBC_01235 genomic DNA contains:
- a CDS encoding class I adenylate-forming enzyme family protein → MNSATFQHTWDSAVRRHTDSPFLVFRAESGEASEWTYGEFDAVVARTAGGLRAAGVSPGSAVHVALRNCPAFVALWLAASRLGACLVPVDPASSPRDIARQVRRVRPAVGVCASAREAVYHEGVSTRVPAVLALAEDARDVNGAETPLFCTERVEKGERVQPDDRLAVMFTSGTTSEPKGVVLTQANYAHVATVMAKVARLRPHHRWHVALPLFHANAQYYCFAPAIAVGASVALSSAFSASGWVPHARELGVTHASLFAAPIRMILARTASEEPPLQLEHVWFAQSLGAEHYERFARLAGTRPRQLYGMTETVAIVSADSGAHPVHDVIGTPVAGRRIRVTDPANGNAAAPGATGELHVLGTPGRDLFVGYLDDEETTARAFSTGPEGTWFATGDLVSRGVDGVLRFTGRVDDVIKVSGENVSLTEVEAAVAQAPGVLEAAVVGVSDPLRDTVPVAYVVARDPNEPPHAEDLDEWAVRNLAPAARPRAWHLIDELPRTSVGKVRRFRVGN, encoded by the coding sequence ATGAATTCCGCTACCTTCCAGCACACTTGGGACTCGGCCGTGCGTCGGCACACCGACTCTCCCTTCCTCGTCTTCCGTGCGGAATCGGGAGAGGCGTCCGAATGGACGTACGGGGAGTTCGACGCCGTAGTGGCCCGTACGGCCGGTGGCTTGCGGGCCGCCGGGGTCAGCCCCGGCTCGGCGGTGCACGTCGCCCTGCGCAACTGCCCCGCCTTCGTGGCGCTTTGGCTGGCAGCGTCCCGTCTGGGCGCCTGTCTGGTGCCGGTCGATCCGGCCTCCTCCCCGCGCGACATCGCCCGGCAGGTGCGCCGGGTGCGGCCGGCGGTCGGAGTGTGTGCGTCCGCCCGCGAAGCCGTTTACCACGAGGGCGTGAGCACCAGGGTCCCGGCAGTTCTGGCGCTGGCGGAGGACGCCCGCGACGTGAACGGCGCGGAGACCCCCCTGTTCTGCACGGAGCGCGTGGAGAAGGGCGAGCGGGTGCAGCCCGATGACCGCCTCGCGGTCATGTTCACCTCCGGCACCACCTCGGAACCCAAGGGCGTGGTCCTCACCCAGGCCAACTACGCCCACGTTGCCACAGTGATGGCGAAGGTGGCACGGCTGCGACCGCACCACCGCTGGCACGTCGCCCTGCCCCTGTTCCATGCCAACGCCCAGTACTACTGCTTCGCACCGGCTATCGCCGTCGGCGCGAGCGTCGCACTGAGCTCTGCCTTCAGCGCCTCCGGATGGGTACCGCACGCCCGCGAGCTGGGGGTCACCCACGCGAGCCTGTTCGCCGCTCCGATCCGGATGATTCTGGCCCGCACCGCGAGCGAGGAGCCGCCGCTCCAACTGGAGCACGTGTGGTTCGCGCAGAGCCTGGGCGCCGAGCACTACGAACGGTTCGCGCGACTGGCCGGCACCCGCCCCCGGCAGCTGTACGGCATGACCGAAACAGTCGCGATCGTCAGTGCCGACTCGGGCGCGCACCCCGTCCACGACGTGATCGGCACCCCTGTCGCCGGCCGCCGCATCCGTGTGACGGACCCAGCGAACGGGAACGCGGCGGCACCGGGTGCGACGGGAGAACTCCACGTGCTCGGCACCCCCGGACGCGACCTCTTCGTCGGCTACCTCGACGACGAGGAGACCACTGCCAGGGCCTTCTCCACCGGGCCGGAGGGCACCTGGTTCGCCACCGGCGACCTCGTCTCCCGTGGCGTCGACGGCGTGCTGCGGTTCACCGGCCGCGTCGACGATGTCATCAAGGTGTCGGGCGAGAACGTCAGCCTCACCGAGGTCGAGGCTGCCGTGGCACAGGCCCCCGGTGTCCTGGAGGCAGCGGTCGTCGGTGTGTCCGACCCCCTGCGCGACACGGTCCCCGTCGCCTACGTCGTGGCCCGCGACCCCAACGAGCCACCCCACGCGGAAGACCTGGACGAGTGGGCCGTCCGCAACCTCGCGCCCGCAGCCCGACCACGCGCCTGGCACCTCATCGACGAACTCCCGCGCACCAGTGTCGGCAAGGTCCGACGCTTCCGCGTCGGCAACTGA